From one Triticum urartu cultivar G1812 chromosome 3, Tu2.1, whole genome shotgun sequence genomic stretch:
- the LOC125545904 gene encoding probable esterase PIR7A, with amino-acid sequence MEGSGSGKHFILVHGLCHGAWCWYKLVPMLRAAGHRVTALDMAASGAHPARMDEVASFEDYSRPLLDAVAAAPAGERLVLVGHSLGGLNIALAMERFPRKVAAAVFLAACMPCVGRHMGATTEEIMRRIKPDFFMDMKGMLLNTSQGPRPALVFGPKILAAKLYDRSSAEDQTLATMLVRPGCQFLDDPTMKDEALLTDTNYGSVKKVYVVAMADASNSEAMQRWMVDDLNPGTEAEEIAGADHMAMCSKPRELCDVLLRIGDKYE; translated from the exons ATGGAGGGGAGCGGCAGTGGCAAGCACTTCATCCTCGTCCACGGCCTCTGCCACGGCGCGTGGTGCTGGTACAAGCTGGTGCCGATGCTCCGGGCCGCGGGGCACCGGGTCACCGCGCTCGACATGGCCGCGTCCGGCGCGCACCCGGCGCGCATGGACGAGGTGGCGTCGTTCGAGGACTACTCGCGGCCGCTGCTTGACGCCGTGGCCGCGGCACCGGCCGGCGAGAGGCTGGTCCTGGTCGGGCACAGCCTCGGCGGGCTCAACATCGCGCTCGCCATGGAGAGGTTCCCGCGCAAGGTCGCCGCGGCCGTGTTCCTCGCCGCGTGCATGCCGTGCGTCGGCAGGCACATGGGCGCCACCACGGAGGAG ATCATGAGACGGATCAAGCCGGATTTCTTCATGGACATGAAGGGGATGCTTCTGAACACGAGCCAGGGCCCTCGACCTGCACTCGTGTTTGGCCCAAAAATATTGGCAGCAAAGCTCTACGATCGAAGCTCGGCTGAG GATCAGACGCTGGCTACGATGCTGGTGAGACCGGGGTGCCAGTTCCTGGATGACCCCACGATGAAGGACGAGGCGCTGCTCACCGACACCAACTACGGGTCGGTGAAGAAGGTGTACGTGGTGGCCATGGCCGACGCCTCAAACTCAGAGGCGATGCAGCGCTGGATGGTCGACGACCTGAACCCCGGCACGGAGGCCGAGGAGATCGCCGGAGCCGATCACATGGCCATGTGCTCCAAGCCCAGGGAGCTCTGCGATGTTCTGCTCCGAATCGGCGACAAGTATGAATGA